The following DNA comes from Enterobacteriaceae endosymbiont of Donacia clavipes.
TTTATTTTATCTGATACAGTCAAATAAACACGATTTTTAGCACGACGACGATTTAAAATATTTCTCCCATTATGTGTTTTCATTCTGGTTCTAAAACCATGAGATCTTTTTCTTTTCAATATAGATGGTTGAAAAGTACGTTTCATTTAAATTTATACCTATATATATTTATATATAATTTATTATTACATAAAAAAAATA
Coding sequences within:
- the rpmH gene encoding 50S ribosomal protein L34, with the translated sequence MKRTFQPSILKRKRSHGFRTRMKTHNGRNILNRRRAKNRVYLTVSDKIKFK